The following coding sequences are from one Synechococcus sp. HK05 window:
- a CDS encoding anhydro-N-acetylmuramic acid kinase, whose protein sequence is MRVLGLMSGTSADGVDAVLAEFRGPPRRPRWRLLSRATVPYPHDLHLRLIAAGQGQSIQAADVIELGEALTEVQAAAARACDPAGNAELVGCHGQTLWHRPPQDARRGSSWQLLQAPLLAQLLQRPVVFDFRAADLALGGQGAPLVPAADAALLPAIGGWRALLNLGGIANLTLLPPQAGPDRGAAVQGWDCGPANTLLDLAAAQFSGGERRFDAGGAWAAQGQVDEPLVQLWLREPYLQQAPPKSTGRELYGQMDLERRLEELELAARRRNQPLEPADALATLTAFTAAVVAQDLARGPAVLELLVAGGGARNTTLITALRRRCRGLQLRPLAELGIGDSDREALAFALLAWWHQRGVSGSLPSVTGAAKPAVLGVCARPTR, encoded by the coding sequence ATGCGGGTGTTGGGTCTGATGAGTGGCACCAGCGCCGATGGGGTGGATGCCGTGCTGGCGGAATTCAGGGGTCCGCCGCGGCGGCCCCGCTGGCGGCTGTTGAGCCGCGCCACCGTGCCCTACCCGCACGATCTGCACCTGCGGCTGATCGCCGCCGGCCAGGGCCAATCGATCCAGGCAGCCGATGTGATCGAACTGGGGGAAGCACTCACGGAGGTGCAGGCCGCCGCGGCCCGGGCCTGCGATCCAGCCGGCAACGCCGAGCTGGTGGGTTGCCACGGCCAAACCCTTTGGCATCGGCCGCCCCAAGACGCCCGCCGCGGCAGCAGCTGGCAGCTGCTGCAGGCCCCCCTGCTGGCCCAGCTGCTGCAACGGCCGGTGGTGTTCGACTTCCGCGCCGCCGATCTGGCGCTGGGGGGCCAGGGGGCACCGCTGGTGCCAGCCGCCGATGCCGCCCTACTGCCGGCCATCGGTGGCTGGCGAGCCCTGCTCAACCTTGGCGGTATCGCCAACCTCACCCTGCTGCCGCCGCAGGCGGGGCCCGATCGCGGCGCTGCGGTGCAGGGCTGGGATTGCGGCCCTGCCAACACGCTGCTGGATCTGGCAGCCGCCCAGTTCAGCGGCGGGGAGCGGCGCTTCGATGCCGGTGGCGCCTGGGCAGCCCAGGGCCAAGTGGATGAGCCTCTGGTGCAGCTGTGGCTACGAGAGCCCTATCTGCAGCAGGCGCCCCCAAAATCCACAGGCCGGGAGCTGTATGGCCAGATGGATCTGGAACGGCGCCTCGAGGAGCTGGAGCTCGCCGCCCGGCGGCGGAACCAGCCGCTCGAACCCGCCGATGCCCTGGCCACCCTCACCGCCTTCACCGCTGCCGTGGTGGCCCAGGATTTAGCCCGCGGTCCCGCGGTTCTGGAGTTGCTCGTCGCCGGCGGCGGCGCCCGCAACACCACCTTGATCACGGCGCTGCGGCGCCGCTGCCGCGGCCTGCAGCTGCGGCCGCTGGCGGAACTGGGCATCGGCGACAGCGACCGTGAAGCCCTGGCCTTTGCTCTCCTGGCCTGGTGGCATCAGCGCGGCGTGAGCGGCTCGCTGCCCTCGGTGACGGGCGCGGCAAAGCCAGCGGTGCTGGGGGTGTGCGCCCGGCCAACGCGCTGA
- a CDS encoding peroxiredoxin, with protein sequence MALQLGDTVPDFTQNSQLGPINLYDFAGDSWVVLFSHPADYTPVCTTELGEVSRLRSEWEKRNVKTIALSVDSAESHGGWICDINETQNTTVDYPILADEDKKVSDLYGMIHPNSLNNLTVRSVFIIDPNKKLRLQITYPASTGRNFQEILRVIDSLQLTDHHQVATPVNWKDGDDCVVVPSIPTDEARSKFPKGVTEIKPYLRMTPQPNK encoded by the coding sequence ATGGCGCTCCAACTGGGCGACACCGTCCCCGATTTCACCCAGAACTCCCAGCTGGGCCCGATCAACCTCTACGACTTCGCTGGCGACAGCTGGGTGGTGCTCTTCTCCCACCCCGCCGACTACACCCCGGTGTGCACCACCGAGCTGGGCGAAGTGTCGCGCCTGCGCTCCGAGTGGGAGAAGCGCAACGTGAAAACCATTGCCCTGAGCGTGGACTCCGCCGAGAGCCATGGCGGCTGGATCTGCGACATCAACGAAACGCAGAACACCACGGTCGACTACCCGATCCTCGCCGATGAGGACAAGAAGGTGAGCGATCTCTACGGGATGATCCACCCCAATTCGCTCAACAACCTCACGGTGCGTTCGGTCTTCATCATCGACCCGAACAAGAAGCTCCGACTGCAGATCACCTACCCCGCCAGCACCGGCCGCAACTTCCAGGAGATCCTGCGGGTGATCGACTCCCTGCAGCTCACCGACCACCACCAGGTGGCCACCCCGGTGAACTGGAAAGACGGCGACGATTGCGTGGTGGTGCCCTCCATCCCCACCGACGAAGCCCGCAGCAAGTTCCCCAAGGGCGTGACCGAGATCAAGCCTTACCTGCGCATGACTCCGCAGCCCAACAAGTGA
- the hflX gene encoding GTPase HflX, with product MKQTALLGRTAGLRPAQTRRLERLSHRRHPEAFGADLLSLQRLAAESCELELPLSLVIDGRGLCRLLWVGPLEQSGRLLERLPGGPRRQGSDLRLITCVGRAKQLEPHGSEAVVGLDLDPQLWLRYAQQPGAGGLWSAAAYLPGGDPSHPWQQQHEADLSELCQWIPPERPTLQPRAIQPSGIEQVMLLVLSPSDPETARREIAELEGLVRSAGSKPVGLVVQRKASGSPQTLWGEGKLREAALEARRLGASLVVTDRELTPAQARNLERLLDLPVSDRSELILDIFAQRAASGAGRLQVELAQLRYRLPRLVGRGLSLSRQGGGIGTRGPGETQLEKDRRAIARRIDKLQRDVQKLREHRARIRSGRHGLQRFALVGYTNAGKSSLLNALSKPAAGEAVLAENKLFATLDPTTRRISRPDPAGGPPQTLLLTDTVGFIRALPPPLVEAFRSTLEETLEADQLLLVVDLSDPGWAEQLNTVHTILDELGSDTPRRLIGNQIDRCPAEALQQARTLDGQVLFVSATGGLGLEGLRDWLFSEPTPLT from the coding sequence GTGAAGCAAACCGCCCTCCTGGGCCGCACCGCCGGCCTACGTCCCGCCCAGACACGCCGCCTGGAGCGTCTCAGCCACCGGCGTCACCCTGAAGCGTTTGGCGCGGATCTGCTCAGCCTGCAGCGGCTGGCCGCGGAAAGCTGCGAACTCGAACTGCCCCTGAGCCTCGTGATCGATGGCCGAGGGCTCTGCCGGCTGCTGTGGGTGGGCCCGCTAGAGCAATCCGGCCGGCTGCTGGAGCGCCTGCCCGGGGGGCCGCGCCGGCAAGGCAGCGACCTGCGCCTGATCACCTGCGTGGGCCGCGCCAAGCAGCTCGAACCCCACGGGAGCGAAGCGGTGGTGGGGCTCGATCTCGATCCCCAGCTCTGGCTGCGCTACGCACAACAGCCCGGGGCGGGCGGCCTCTGGAGCGCCGCGGCCTATCTGCCCGGCGGCGATCCCAGCCACCCCTGGCAGCAGCAGCACGAAGCCGACCTGAGCGAGCTCTGCCAGTGGATCCCGCCGGAGCGCCCCACGCTGCAGCCCCGGGCCATCCAGCCAAGCGGCATCGAGCAGGTGATGTTGCTGGTGCTCAGCCCCTCCGATCCGGAAACAGCCCGGCGTGAGATCGCCGAGCTGGAGGGGCTGGTGCGCAGCGCCGGCTCCAAGCCGGTGGGCTTGGTGGTGCAGCGCAAGGCATCAGGCTCGCCGCAAACCCTGTGGGGAGAAGGCAAGCTGCGCGAGGCCGCGCTGGAAGCCCGGCGCTTGGGGGCCTCACTCGTGGTCACCGACCGCGAACTCACCCCCGCCCAGGCCCGCAACCTGGAGCGGCTGCTGGATTTGCCGGTGAGCGATCGCAGCGAACTGATCCTCGACATCTTTGCCCAGCGGGCCGCCAGCGGCGCCGGACGCCTGCAGGTGGAACTGGCGCAGCTGCGCTACCGGCTGCCCCGGCTGGTGGGCCGCGGCCTGAGCCTTTCGCGCCAGGGCGGCGGCATCGGCACCCGCGGCCCCGGTGAAACCCAGCTGGAGAAAGATCGCCGCGCCATCGCCCGCCGCATCGACAAGCTGCAGCGCGACGTGCAGAAGCTGCGGGAGCACCGGGCCCGCATCCGCAGCGGGCGCCACGGGCTGCAGCGTTTTGCCTTGGTGGGCTACACCAACGCCGGCAAAAGCTCCTTGCTGAATGCCCTCAGCAAGCCAGCCGCTGGCGAAGCCGTGCTGGCGGAGAACAAGCTCTTCGCCACGCTTGATCCCACCACCCGCCGCATCAGCCGGCCCGATCCCGCCGGCGGACCGCCCCAAACCCTGCTGCTCACCGACACGGTGGGCTTCATCCGCGCCCTGCCGCCGCCGCTGGTGGAGGCCTTCCGCTCCACGCTGGAGGAAACCCTGGAAGCCGATCAGCTGCTGCTGGTGGTGGATCTCTCCGATCCGGGCTGGGCGGAACAACTGAACACCGTGCACACCATCCTCGATGAGCTGGGCAGCGACACCCCGCGCCGGCTGATCGGCAACCAGATCGATCGCTGCCCCGCGGAAGCGCTGCAGCAGGCCCGCACCCTCGATGGCCAGGTGCTGTTTGTGTCGGCCACCGGCGGGCTCGGTCTGGAGGGGCTGCGCGACTGGCTCTTCAGCGAACCAACGCCGTTGACTTGA
- a CDS encoding HAD-IA family hydrolase, with protein sequence MTDARRPKGLLLDAMGTLIGLRRSVGSTYAAFAAEHGLNVEAPEINAVFPRLFRAAPPLAFPGLEGEALLEAEQAWWVALIDGCLQACGHEGPLPEGLGPALFAYYASAEPWQVYEDVAEHLQRWRSAGLKLAVVSNFDQRLHGLLEQLELAPLLDAVVVSSAVGAAKPDPRPFTRALELLALPADAAWHIGDSPEDEAGARAAGLHCVLIQRQQPAGTPGGTPP encoded by the coding sequence ATGACCGACGCGCGCCGCCCCAAAGGCCTGCTACTCGATGCGATGGGCACCCTGATCGGCCTGCGCCGTTCCGTGGGCAGCACCTACGCCGCGTTCGCAGCGGAACACGGGCTGAACGTGGAGGCCCCGGAGATTAACGCCGTGTTTCCGAGGTTGTTTCGCGCGGCACCACCGCTGGCCTTCCCAGGCTTGGAGGGCGAGGCGCTGCTGGAGGCGGAGCAGGCCTGGTGGGTGGCGCTGATCGATGGCTGCCTCCAGGCCTGCGGCCATGAAGGCCCACTCCCGGAGGGCCTGGGGCCAGCCCTCTTTGCCTATTACGCCAGCGCCGAGCCCTGGCAGGTGTACGAGGACGTGGCGGAGCATCTGCAGCGGTGGCGCAGCGCCGGGCTCAAGCTCGCGGTGGTGAGCAATTTCGATCAACGGCTGCACGGATTGCTGGAGCAGCTGGAGCTGGCACCGCTGTTGGATGCGGTGGTGGTGTCATCGGCGGTGGGGGCAGCCAAGCCCGACCCGCGGCCTTTTACGCGGGCGCTGGAGCTGCTGGCGTTGCCGGCCGACGCGGCCTGGCATATCGGCGACAGCCCCGAGGATGAAGCCGGTGCCCGGGCGGCAGGCCTGCACTGCGTGCTGATCCAGCGGCAGCAGCCCGCCGGTACCCCAGGCGGAACACCTCCGTGA
- a CDS encoding FAD-dependent oxidoreductase translates to MPSAEAEQQPVVVVGGGFGGLSAALQLAASAAHVPVMLIEPQERFLFLPLLYELLSQELRRWEVAPSYSELLAGKGVVWLQDRVSQIDTSAQQLCTESGQRIAYSQLVLATGGKPTSYGIPGVSEHCLGFRSLADVDRLQQLVQRLKQQQRPLQRLAIVGAGASGVELACKLADLLQGAAVVELIEQGEELLPASRSFNREQAQQALLKRDIRLRTGTRVMAVSGTGVSLQRGNSSETLSCDGVIWTGGVVGSVPELTPALALDSRGRLPCHGDLRVVGAEHVFAMGDAALCPDASGEAHPATAQVAYQQASCVAANVLRQRRGEELQPFIWSDLGEMLGLGIGQASLTGMGITLAGTAAFQLRRLAYLARMPGLQHQLRVAGGWLADWF, encoded by the coding sequence GTGCCCTCAGCCGAGGCCGAACAGCAACCTGTTGTGGTGGTAGGAGGCGGTTTCGGCGGTCTGAGCGCGGCCTTGCAGCTGGCGGCTTCTGCGGCCCACGTGCCGGTGATGCTGATTGAGCCGCAGGAGCGCTTCCTATTTCTGCCTCTGCTCTATGAGCTGCTGAGCCAGGAGTTGCGGCGCTGGGAAGTGGCCCCGAGCTACAGCGAACTCCTGGCTGGCAAGGGGGTGGTGTGGCTACAGGATCGCGTTAGCCAGATCGACACCAGCGCCCAACAGCTGTGCACCGAGAGCGGACAACGGATCGCCTACAGCCAACTGGTGCTGGCCACCGGCGGCAAACCCACCAGCTATGGCATTCCCGGCGTGTCGGAACACTGCCTTGGCTTCCGCAGCCTGGCGGATGTGGATCGCCTGCAGCAGCTGGTGCAACGGCTGAAGCAGCAGCAGCGGCCGCTGCAACGCCTCGCCATCGTGGGGGCAGGCGCCAGTGGTGTGGAGCTGGCCTGCAAACTCGCGGATCTGCTGCAGGGAGCAGCTGTGGTGGAGCTGATTGAACAGGGGGAAGAGCTCCTGCCCGCCTCCCGCTCCTTCAATCGGGAGCAGGCGCAGCAGGCCCTGCTGAAGCGCGATATCCGTCTGCGCACGGGCACACGGGTGATGGCGGTAAGCGGCACGGGCGTGAGCCTGCAACGGGGCAACAGCAGCGAAACCCTCAGCTGTGATGGGGTGATCTGGACCGGGGGTGTGGTGGGAAGCGTGCCCGAACTCACGCCGGCCCTGGCTCTCGACAGCCGCGGCCGGCTGCCTTGCCACGGCGATCTGCGTGTGGTTGGCGCGGAGCACGTGTTTGCCATGGGCGATGCCGCCCTCTGCCCGGATGCCAGCGGCGAAGCCCATCCGGCCACGGCCCAGGTGGCCTACCAGCAGGCCAGTTGCGTGGCGGCGAATGTGCTGCGCCAGCGCCGCGGCGAGGAGCTTCAGCCCTTCATCTGGAGCGATTTAGGCGAAATGCTGGGGTTGGGGATCGGCCAGGCCAGCCTGACCGGCATGGGAATCACCCTGGCGGGCACCGCAGCCTTTCAATTGCGGCGCCTGGCCTATCTGGCCCGCATGCCGGGGCTGCAGCACCAGCTGCGGGTGGCCGGTGGCTGGCTGGCCGATTGGTTCTGA
- a CDS encoding phosphoadenylyl-sulfate reductase: MTSTPATSPAALDEQQCCQALESLDALGRLRWGLEQFGDGFALTTSFGIQAAVSLHLISQLDRRVPVIWVDTGYLPPETYRYAENLIERLGLQVHVAQAELSPARMEALHGRLWETGRVEDMETYHRIRKVEPLDRALDTLAVRCWASGVRGRQTDHRSTMQPLAQMRGRWALRPLLAWTNKDVFYYMQEHDLPQHPLFEQGYSTVGDWHSSGPDDGGLSGRATRFGGLKQECGIHLPGMAGEGI, translated from the coding sequence ATGACGAGCACCCCGGCCACTTCCCCAGCCGCTTTGGATGAGCAGCAGTGCTGTCAGGCGCTGGAATCCCTCGATGCGCTCGGACGGCTGCGCTGGGGCTTAGAGCAGTTCGGCGATGGCTTTGCCCTCACCACCAGCTTCGGCATTCAGGCGGCGGTGTCGCTGCATCTGATCAGCCAGCTGGATCGCCGGGTGCCTGTGATCTGGGTGGATACGGGATATCTGCCGCCGGAGACCTACCGCTACGCCGAAAACCTGATCGAGCGCCTGGGGCTTCAGGTGCATGTGGCCCAGGCCGAGCTCAGCCCGGCGCGCATGGAAGCGCTCCACGGCCGCCTCTGGGAAACCGGCCGCGTCGAAGACATGGAGACCTACCACCGCATCCGCAAGGTGGAGCCGTTGGATCGCGCCTTGGACACGCTGGCGGTGCGCTGTTGGGCCAGCGGGGTTCGAGGCCGGCAGACCGATCACCGCAGCACGATGCAGCCCCTGGCGCAGATGCGTGGTCGCTGGGCCCTGCGGCCGCTGCTCGCCTGGACCAATAAAGACGTGTTCTATTACATGCAGGAGCACGATTTGCCGCAGCATCCCCTGTTTGAGCAGGGCTACTCCACGGTGGGTGATTGGCATTCCAGTGGTCCCGATGATGGCGGCCTCAGCGGCCGGGCCACCCGCTTCGGCGGGCTCAAGCAGGAATGCGGCATCCATCTGCCCGGGATGGCCGGCGAGGGCATCTGA
- a CDS encoding type III pantothenate kinase — protein MLIGNSRWHWAERSGQGLQCWHGPAGEVVESPDLEAWAAVGSVPRGGAVASAPRVGLVDVPLQGLPPWLGIDRALVAWGAWRQQRQAVLVADAGTALSLTRVDPEGCFAGGLISAGVALQLRALAAATAQLPAVSSVGGDPAQAESAWPSATAAAMDEGCRRAVAAAIAVAAASAEGAQLWLTGGDAERLLPLLQEQHLNPVHAPNLALEAMAALPLLGGCR, from the coding sequence TTGCTGATCGGCAACAGCCGCTGGCATTGGGCCGAGCGCAGCGGCCAGGGGCTGCAGTGTTGGCATGGCCCGGCCGGAGAGGTGGTGGAATCACCCGACCTTGAGGCCTGGGCGGCCGTGGGATCCGTGCCCCGCGGTGGGGCTGTCGCCTCAGCCCCCAGGGTTGGTTTGGTGGATGTGCCGTTGCAGGGTTTGCCCCCCTGGCTAGGAATCGATCGCGCGCTGGTGGCTTGGGGGGCGTGGCGGCAGCAGCGTCAGGCCGTGCTGGTGGCCGATGCCGGCACCGCGTTGAGCCTCACGCGGGTGGATCCGGAGGGTTGTTTTGCCGGTGGCTTGATCAGTGCTGGGGTGGCATTGCAGCTCAGAGCATTAGCCGCTGCCACAGCCCAGCTGCCCGCTGTGAGCAGCGTTGGGGGTGATCCCGCGCAGGCGGAATCGGCCTGGCCTTCCGCCACGGCCGCTGCCATGGATGAAGGCTGCCGCCGCGCCGTGGCGGCAGCGATTGCTGTTGCCGCGGCTTCCGCCGAGGGCGCACAGCTGTGGCTCACAGGCGGTGATGCAGAGCGGCTGCTGCCGCTCCTGCAAGAGCAGCACCTCAACCCAGTGCACGCGCCGAATCTGGCCTTGGAGGCGATGGCCGCGCTGCCGCTGCTGGGTGGGTGTCGCTGA
- the bcp gene encoding thioredoxin-dependent thiol peroxidase produces MALQIGDAAPEFTLPNQNGEPVSLASFKGQRVVIYFYPKDDTPGCTKEACNFRDQWSAFEQHNIAVLGISKDGAASHNKFITKYELPFTLLTDAEPCPVAESFGSYGLKKFMGREYMGMMRHTFVVDADGKIEKAYTKVKAETMADDILRDLGLA; encoded by the coding sequence ATGGCTCTGCAGATCGGTGATGCCGCCCCTGAGTTCACCCTCCCCAACCAGAACGGCGAGCCGGTGAGCCTGGCCAGCTTCAAGGGCCAGCGCGTGGTGATCTACTTCTATCCCAAGGACGACACCCCGGGCTGCACCAAAGAGGCCTGCAACTTTCGCGATCAGTGGTCAGCCTTTGAGCAGCACAACATTGCCGTGCTCGGCATCAGCAAAGACGGTGCAGCCAGCCACAACAAATTCATCACCAAATACGAACTGCCCTTCACCCTGCTCACCGACGCCGAGCCCTGCCCGGTGGCGGAGAGCTTCGGCAGCTATGGCCTCAAGAAATTCATGGGCCGTGAATACATGGGCATGATGCGCCACACCTTTGTGGTGGATGCAGACGGCAAGATCGAGAAGGCCTACACCAAGGTGAAAGCCGAAACCATGGCCGACGACATCTTGCGTGATCTGGGCCTGGCCTGA
- a CDS encoding 4'-phosphopantetheinyl transferase superfamily protein produces the protein MSAAPRVWLQPLALDEAGPWAISAVEQAWSAVLPPAVQQRYRASRHHLRVRLAELLQLRPEAVPLHSPPGQAPTLEQGLGCVSLSHSRDQLLLAWSHWPIGVDLEWQQRRIQAELLARRFFPSQEWLQLQRLAPPQRAAQVLESWVRKEAAIKWQRSSLASDLRHWRWCADRQRLEHLLEGWQPRSVCERRNGWLCAVVGEAAEQAIWG, from the coding sequence TTGAGCGCAGCGCCGCGGGTGTGGCTGCAGCCGCTGGCGCTGGATGAGGCGGGGCCCTGGGCGATCAGCGCGGTGGAACAGGCTTGGAGTGCCGTGCTGCCACCGGCGGTGCAGCAGCGCTACCGCGCCAGCCGCCATCACCTGCGCGTTCGCCTGGCCGAGCTGCTGCAGCTGCGGCCTGAGGCGGTGCCGCTGCACAGTCCCCCAGGGCAGGCCCCAACTCTCGAGCAGGGGTTGGGTTGCGTGAGCCTGAGCCATAGCCGGGATCAGCTGCTCTTGGCCTGGTCGCACTGGCCCATTGGTGTGGATCTGGAGTGGCAGCAGCGGCGGATTCAGGCGGAGCTGCTGGCGCGTCGGTTTTTCCCGTCGCAGGAGTGGTTGCAGCTGCAACGTCTCGCTCCGCCGCAGCGAGCGGCCCAGGTGCTCGAGAGTTGGGTGCGCAAGGAGGCCGCCATCAAATGGCAACGCAGCAGCCTGGCCTCGGACCTGCGCCATTGGCGATGGTGCGCTGATCGCCAGCGCCTGGAGCATCTGCTTGAGGGTTGGCAACCGCGCAGCGTGTGTGAGCGTCGTAACGGCTGGTTGTGCGCTGTGGTGGGGGAGGCAGCTGAACAGGCGATCTGGGGTTAA
- a CDS encoding alpha/beta hydrolase, with protein MRKVLLPLAGAGVLLAGLSAQAIPQGPTTINSDQAGVRYGAPTFIQQGLPTQTARAVTQGFVRSNTLLPLGGTEVIDNPVPKDLKDLSGWSRDELQAGLQKEYDVDVAAVARFLYSEKGEQFLSESIQQNNYTPYYSQSHSLQAVRSAIILDSADGKLSSYGMMSNLPTDQRLQGAMKVCDVSDASNSQRATSLLSWYMNTPACIAAYTAEAPEAPKPAPAVRGLW; from the coding sequence ATGCGCAAGGTTCTCCTCCCCTTGGCTGGCGCTGGTGTCCTGCTCGCAGGCCTCTCGGCCCAGGCCATTCCCCAAGGGCCTACCACCATCAATTCCGATCAGGCTGGTGTGCGCTACGGCGCTCCCACCTTCATCCAGCAAGGTCTCCCCACCCAGACCGCTCGCGCTGTCACTCAGGGTTTTGTTCGCTCCAACACCCTGCTGCCCCTGGGCGGCACTGAGGTGATCGACAACCCGGTTCCCAAGGATCTGAAGGATCTTTCGGGCTGGTCACGCGATGAGCTGCAGGCTGGCCTGCAGAAGGAATACGACGTCGACGTGGCTGCCGTGGCCCGTTTCCTCTATTCCGAGAAGGGTGAACAGTTCCTGTCTGAAAGCATTCAGCAGAACAACTACACCCCCTACTACAGCCAGAGCCACAGCCTTCAGGCCGTGCGCAGCGCGATCATTCTCGACTCGGCCGATGGCAAGCTGTCGAGCTACGGCATGATGTCGAATCTGCCCACCGATCAGCGTCTGCAGGGCGCCATGAAGGTGTGCGATGTGAGCGATGCGTCCAATAGCCAGCGGGCGACCTCCCTGCTCAGCTGGTACATGAACACCCCGGCTTGCATTGCGGCCTACACCGCTGAAGCTCCCGAAGCACCCAAGCCTGCTCCCGCGGTGCGCGGTCTTTGGTGA